A window from Theobroma cacao cultivar B97-61/B2 chromosome 3, Criollo_cocoa_genome_V2, whole genome shotgun sequence encodes these proteins:
- the LOC18606939 gene encoding anthranilate N-benzoyltransferase protein 1: MLIASSALPTDQMEVNFTKKSIVKAFNLLPERHHKLITLSNLDLLSGRFPVTYLYFYHRPSINNLSSTVESLKSSLAETLSYYYPFAGRITEDPDTSEPIIICDNTGALLVEAQANIPLRKLDLYNINDSLQGKLVSTDPNFPLQVQVTHYTCGGVSMTFTFDHALGDASAFGNFLSSWSQVARKMPLSCIPDHGRNLRPRLPPTYRPCLDQTFVKCTLEEIRNIPKTNILLKRLYYVDASSINKLQSLACADGNKRTKIEAFSAYIWKVMVTTIDKSHAKCKMGWLVDGRGRLNGSMSNYIGNVLSVAIEEASIVEIKQGSISEIANNVHEAISKVANEEHFLDLIDWIECHKPGLMLPKVVLGRGGPALVLSSGRRFPVAELDFGFGSPVLGTVSSIIEKSGVGYMNQRPSARSDGSWIVSAIIWPELAAALESDSVFQPLCASHLQI, from the coding sequence ATGCTCATAGCTAGCTCAGCACTGCCAACTGATCAGATGGAAGTAAACTTCACCAAAAAGAGTATCGTCAAAGCTTTCAATCTCTTGCCAGAGCGTCACCATAAACTTATTACTCTATCAAACCTTGACCTTCTTTCTGGCCGCTTTCCTGTGACATACTTGTACTTTTATCACAGACCTTCGATCAATAATTTGTCATCCACCGTTGAGTCGCTCAAGAGTTCCCTCGCCGAAACTTTGAGTTACTACTACCCTTTCGCCGGTCGAATAACGGAAGACCCGGATACAAGCGAGCCGATAATCATATGCGACAACACTGGTGCTCTCCTGGTGGAAGCCCAGGCCAACATCCCTTTGAGGAAACTGGACTTGTACAATATTAACGACTCCCTTCAAGGGAAACTAGTGTCCACCGACCCAAACTTTCCTTTGCAAGTCCAAGTAACACATTACACTTGCGGAGGGGTGTCCATGACTTTCACCTTTGACCATGCACTAGGCGACGCAAGTGCTTTTGGTAACTTTCTTTCCTCATGGTCCCAAGTAGCTCGAAAGATGCCACTATCTTGCATCCCAGATCACGGGAGAAACCTTCGACCTCGCCTCCCTCCTACATATCGTCCTTGCTTGGATCAAACTTTTGTCAAGTGCACGCTTGAAGAGATTAGGAACATACCTAAGACCAACATCTTGCTTAAGCGCCTTTATTATGTTGACGCCTCCAGCATTAATAAGCTGCAAAGTCTTGCATGCGCCGACGGCAACAAGAGAACAAAGATTGAGGCTTTCTCTGCTTATATATGGAAGGTTATGGTGACCACCATTGATAAAAGCCACGCCAAGTGCAAGATGGGTTGGTTAGTTGATGGACGTGGTAGACTCAATGGCTCCATGTCCAATTACATTGGTAATGTCTTGTCTGTGGCTATCGAAGAAGCAAGCATTGTAGAAATAAAGCAGGGCTCCATATCGGAGATTGCCAATAATGTTCACGAGGCCATATCAAAGGTTGCTAATGAGGAGCATTTCTTGGATTTGATTGACTGGATAGAGTGCCACAAGCCTGGACTGATGCTACCAAAAGTAGTTCTAGGTCGGGGAGGGCCTGCCCTTGTTCTCTCGTCCGGACGTAGATTTCCAGTAGCTGAATTGGACTTTGGCTTTGGTAGTCCCGTGCTAGGCACAGTGTCCTCCATCATTGAAAAAAGCGGAGTTGGCTACATGAACCAGAGGCCAAGTGCTAGGAGTGATGGCTCATGGATCGTTTCAGCAATCATATGGCCAGAACTGGCGGCAGCATTGGAGTCTGATTCAGTTTTCCAGCCCCTCTGTGCATCTCATCTCCAAATTTGA